From Cucumis melo cultivar AY chromosome 1, USDA_Cmelo_AY_1.0, whole genome shotgun sequence, a single genomic window includes:
- the LOC103490174 gene encoding uridine kinase-like protein 3 isoform X1: MFDSVKIVGMGSASVVDLIEASSGVHFSGRLLDRKQQNGHTRSLTSETENFYKQPFVIGVAGGAASGKTTVCDMIIHQLHDQRVVLVNQDSFYHNLTSEELMQVHEYNFDHPDAFDTEELLSSMDKLRHGEPVDIPKYDFKSYKNNVFPPRRVNPSDVIILEGILVFHDPRVRELMNMKIFVDTDADVRLARRIRRDTVEKARDIAAVLDQYSKFVKPAFDDFILPTKKYADIIIPRGGDNHVAIDLIVQHIRTKLGQHDLCKIYPNLYVIQSTFQIRGMHTLIRDAKTTKHDFVFYADRLIRLVVEHGLGHLPFTEKQVTTPTGSVYSGVDFCKRLCGVSVIRSGESMENALRACCKGIKIGKILIHREGDNGQQLIYEKLPSDISNRHVLLLDPILGTGNSAVQAISLLISKGVPEPNIIFLNLISAPQGVHVVCKRFPRIKIVTSEIEIGLNQDFRVVPGMGEFGDRYFGTDDEEQVRPLHNSCSFK; the protein is encoded by the exons ATGTTTGATTCTG TTAAGATTGTGGGCATGGGCTCTGCTTCAGTTGTTGATTTAATAGAAGCCTCCTCTGGCGTGCATTTTTCTGGGCGTCTTCTGGATAGAAAGCAACAAAATGGACATACAAGGAGCTTGACCTCAGAAACTGAAAATTTTTACAAACAACCTTTCGTCATTG GGGTTGCTGGTGGTGCGGCCTCTGGAAAGACAACAGTTTGTGATATGATCATTCATCAACTTCATGACCAGCGAGTCGTTCTTGTTAACCAG GATTCTTTCTATCATAATTTAACTTCCGAGGAACTTATGCAAGTACATGAATACAACTTTGATCATCCCG ATGCATTTGACACAGAGGAACTTTTAAGTTCAATGGATAAATTGAGGCATGGGGAGCCTGTAGATATTCCAAAATATGACTTCAAGAGTTATAAAAATAACGTGTTTCCACCAAGAAGG GTTAACCCTTCCGATGTTATCATTTTGGAAGGCATTCTTGTTTTCCATGACCCTCGCGTTCGAGAACTGATGAATATGAAGATATTTGTTGATACAG ATGCTGATGTTCGTTTGGCGAGAAGGATAAGGCGTGATACTGTGGAGAAGGCTAGAGACATAGCTGCAGTACTTGATCag TATTCAAAATTTGTGAAGCCTGCTTTTGATGACTTCATACTTCCTACAAAGAAGTATGCTGATATCATCATTCCCAGAGGAGGCGATAATCACGTAGCCATTGATTTAATTGTACAACATATTCGCACAAAGCTTGGTCAGCACGATCTTTGTAAAATATACCCTAATTTATATGTTATCCAGTCAACCTTTCAG aTACGAGGCATGCATACATTGATACGTGATGCTAAAACTACAAAGCATGATTTTGTGTTCTATGCTGACCGATTGATTCGGCTG GTTGTTGAGCATGGTCTGGGACATTTACCATTCACTGAAAAGCAGGTGACCACTCCAACTG GATCTGTATATAGTGGTGTTGATTTCTGCAAGAGGTTATGTGGTGTCTCTGTCATCAGGAG TGGCGAGAGTATGGAAAATGCTCTACGGGCATGTTGTAAAGGCATTAAAATTGGAAAGATTCTCATTCATAGGGAAGGTGACAATGGCCAACAG TTAATTTATGAAAAACTACCCTCGGATATCTCCAATAGGCATGTTTTACTATTGGATCCCATCCTAGGCACAG GAAACTCGGCAGTGCAAGCCATTTCTTTGCTCATAAGTAAGGGTGTTCCAGAGCCTAATATTATCTTTCTCAATCTCATATCA GCACCTCAAGGCGTACATGTGGTGTGCAAACGTTTTCCAAGAATAAAGATTGTGACATCTGAAATTGAGATCGGTTTGAATCAAGATTTTCGAGTGGTGCCTGGTATGGGTGAGTTTGGGGACCGGTATTTTGGAACCGACGATGAGGAACAAGTGAGGCCTCTCCACAATAGTTGTTCTTTCAAGTAA
- the LOC103490174 gene encoding uridine kinase-like protein 3 isoform X2 encodes MGSASVVDLIEASSGVHFSGRLLDRKQQNGHTRSLTSETENFYKQPFVIGVAGGAASGKTTVCDMIIHQLHDQRVVLVNQDSFYHNLTSEELMQVHEYNFDHPDAFDTEELLSSMDKLRHGEPVDIPKYDFKSYKNNVFPPRRVNPSDVIILEGILVFHDPRVRELMNMKIFVDTDADVRLARRIRRDTVEKARDIAAVLDQYSKFVKPAFDDFILPTKKYADIIIPRGGDNHVAIDLIVQHIRTKLGQHDLCKIYPNLYVIQSTFQIRGMHTLIRDAKTTKHDFVFYADRLIRLVVEHGLGHLPFTEKQVTTPTGSVYSGVDFCKRLCGVSVIRSGESMENALRACCKGIKIGKILIHREGDNGQQLIYEKLPSDISNRHVLLLDPILGTGNSAVQAISLLISKGVPEPNIIFLNLISAPQGVHVVCKRFPRIKIVTSEIEIGLNQDFRVVPGMGEFGDRYFGTDDEEQVRPLHNSCSFK; translated from the exons ATGGGCTCTGCTTCAGTTGTTGATTTAATAGAAGCCTCCTCTGGCGTGCATTTTTCTGGGCGTCTTCTGGATAGAAAGCAACAAAATGGACATACAAGGAGCTTGACCTCAGAAACTGAAAATTTTTACAAACAACCTTTCGTCATTG GGGTTGCTGGTGGTGCGGCCTCTGGAAAGACAACAGTTTGTGATATGATCATTCATCAACTTCATGACCAGCGAGTCGTTCTTGTTAACCAG GATTCTTTCTATCATAATTTAACTTCCGAGGAACTTATGCAAGTACATGAATACAACTTTGATCATCCCG ATGCATTTGACACAGAGGAACTTTTAAGTTCAATGGATAAATTGAGGCATGGGGAGCCTGTAGATATTCCAAAATATGACTTCAAGAGTTATAAAAATAACGTGTTTCCACCAAGAAGG GTTAACCCTTCCGATGTTATCATTTTGGAAGGCATTCTTGTTTTCCATGACCCTCGCGTTCGAGAACTGATGAATATGAAGATATTTGTTGATACAG ATGCTGATGTTCGTTTGGCGAGAAGGATAAGGCGTGATACTGTGGAGAAGGCTAGAGACATAGCTGCAGTACTTGATCag TATTCAAAATTTGTGAAGCCTGCTTTTGATGACTTCATACTTCCTACAAAGAAGTATGCTGATATCATCATTCCCAGAGGAGGCGATAATCACGTAGCCATTGATTTAATTGTACAACATATTCGCACAAAGCTTGGTCAGCACGATCTTTGTAAAATATACCCTAATTTATATGTTATCCAGTCAACCTTTCAG aTACGAGGCATGCATACATTGATACGTGATGCTAAAACTACAAAGCATGATTTTGTGTTCTATGCTGACCGATTGATTCGGCTG GTTGTTGAGCATGGTCTGGGACATTTACCATTCACTGAAAAGCAGGTGACCACTCCAACTG GATCTGTATATAGTGGTGTTGATTTCTGCAAGAGGTTATGTGGTGTCTCTGTCATCAGGAG TGGCGAGAGTATGGAAAATGCTCTACGGGCATGTTGTAAAGGCATTAAAATTGGAAAGATTCTCATTCATAGGGAAGGTGACAATGGCCAACAG TTAATTTATGAAAAACTACCCTCGGATATCTCCAATAGGCATGTTTTACTATTGGATCCCATCCTAGGCACAG GAAACTCGGCAGTGCAAGCCATTTCTTTGCTCATAAGTAAGGGTGTTCCAGAGCCTAATATTATCTTTCTCAATCTCATATCA GCACCTCAAGGCGTACATGTGGTGTGCAAACGTTTTCCAAGAATAAAGATTGTGACATCTGAAATTGAGATCGGTTTGAATCAAGATTTTCGAGTGGTGCCTGGTATGGGTGAGTTTGGGGACCGGTATTTTGGAACCGACGATGAGGAACAAGTGAGGCCTCTCCACAATAGTTGTTCTTTCAAGTAA
- the LOC103490174 gene encoding uridine kinase-like protein 3 isoform X3: MIIHQLHDQRVVLVNQDSFYHNLTSEELMQVHEYNFDHPDAFDTEELLSSMDKLRHGEPVDIPKYDFKSYKNNVFPPRRVNPSDVIILEGILVFHDPRVRELMNMKIFVDTDADVRLARRIRRDTVEKARDIAAVLDQYSKFVKPAFDDFILPTKKYADIIIPRGGDNHVAIDLIVQHIRTKLGQHDLCKIYPNLYVIQSTFQIRGMHTLIRDAKTTKHDFVFYADRLIRLVVEHGLGHLPFTEKQVTTPTGSVYSGVDFCKRLCGVSVIRSGESMENALRACCKGIKIGKILIHREGDNGQQLIYEKLPSDISNRHVLLLDPILGTGNSAVQAISLLISKGVPEPNIIFLNLISAPQGVHVVCKRFPRIKIVTSEIEIGLNQDFRVVPGMGEFGDRYFGTDDEEQVRPLHNSCSFK, from the exons ATGATCATTCATCAACTTCATGACCAGCGAGTCGTTCTTGTTAACCAG GATTCTTTCTATCATAATTTAACTTCCGAGGAACTTATGCAAGTACATGAATACAACTTTGATCATCCCG ATGCATTTGACACAGAGGAACTTTTAAGTTCAATGGATAAATTGAGGCATGGGGAGCCTGTAGATATTCCAAAATATGACTTCAAGAGTTATAAAAATAACGTGTTTCCACCAAGAAGG GTTAACCCTTCCGATGTTATCATTTTGGAAGGCATTCTTGTTTTCCATGACCCTCGCGTTCGAGAACTGATGAATATGAAGATATTTGTTGATACAG ATGCTGATGTTCGTTTGGCGAGAAGGATAAGGCGTGATACTGTGGAGAAGGCTAGAGACATAGCTGCAGTACTTGATCag TATTCAAAATTTGTGAAGCCTGCTTTTGATGACTTCATACTTCCTACAAAGAAGTATGCTGATATCATCATTCCCAGAGGAGGCGATAATCACGTAGCCATTGATTTAATTGTACAACATATTCGCACAAAGCTTGGTCAGCACGATCTTTGTAAAATATACCCTAATTTATATGTTATCCAGTCAACCTTTCAG aTACGAGGCATGCATACATTGATACGTGATGCTAAAACTACAAAGCATGATTTTGTGTTCTATGCTGACCGATTGATTCGGCTG GTTGTTGAGCATGGTCTGGGACATTTACCATTCACTGAAAAGCAGGTGACCACTCCAACTG GATCTGTATATAGTGGTGTTGATTTCTGCAAGAGGTTATGTGGTGTCTCTGTCATCAGGAG TGGCGAGAGTATGGAAAATGCTCTACGGGCATGTTGTAAAGGCATTAAAATTGGAAAGATTCTCATTCATAGGGAAGGTGACAATGGCCAACAG TTAATTTATGAAAAACTACCCTCGGATATCTCCAATAGGCATGTTTTACTATTGGATCCCATCCTAGGCACAG GAAACTCGGCAGTGCAAGCCATTTCTTTGCTCATAAGTAAGGGTGTTCCAGAGCCTAATATTATCTTTCTCAATCTCATATCA GCACCTCAAGGCGTACATGTGGTGTGCAAACGTTTTCCAAGAATAAAGATTGTGACATCTGAAATTGAGATCGGTTTGAATCAAGATTTTCGAGTGGTGCCTGGTATGGGTGAGTTTGGGGACCGGTATTTTGGAACCGACGATGAGGAACAAGTGAGGCCTCTCCACAATAGTTGTTCTTTCAAGTAA
- the LOC103490175 gene encoding fructose-bisphosphate aldolase, cytoplasmic isozyme 1: protein MSAFVGKYAEELIKNAKFIATPGKGILAADESTGTIGKRLASISVENVESNRQALRELLFTSPNALSYLSGVILFEETLYQKTSDGKPFVEVLQENNVIPGIKVDKGTVELAGTNGETTTQGFDSLGARCAQFYKAGARFAKWRAVLKIGPSEPSELSIQQNAQGLARYAIICQENGLVPIVEPEILTDGPHDIKKCAAATEIVLAAVYKALSDHHVLLEGTLLKPNMVTPGSGSPKVAPQVVAEYTVAALRRTVPAAVPGVVFLSGGQSEEEATLNLNAINKLEALKPWTLSFSFGRALQQSTLKIWSGKKENVEKAQAAFLERCKANSDATLGKYGGGSGGGMASESLYEAGYKY from the exons ATGTCTGCCTTTGTTGGAAAGTATGCAG AGGAGCTGATTAAAAATGCCAAGTTCATTGCAACCCCAGGGAAGGGTATATTAGCAGCCGATGAGAGCACAGGCACAATTGGGAAGCGACTGGCAAGCATAAGCGTTGAAAACGTGGAGTCCAATCGCCAAGCCCTTCGTGAGCTTCTCTTTACCTCTCCCAATGCTCTCTCTTATCTCTCAGGTGTAATCCTGTTCGAAGAGACCCTTTACCAAAAGACATCAGATGGGAAGCCGTTCGTGGAAGTGCTTCAAGAGAACAATGTGATTCCAGGCATCAAAGTTGACAAGGGAACCGTGGAGTTGGCTGGTACTAACGGCGAGACCACAACCCAAGGCTTCGACTCCCTTGGGGCTCGGTGCGCACAATTCTACAAGGCCGGTGCTCGCTTTGCTAAATGGCGTGCTGTTCTCAAGATTGGGCCTTCTGAACCCTCTGAGTTGTCTATCCAACAGAACGCTCAGGGCCTGGCTCGCTATGCAATTATCTGTCAGGAGAATGGGTTGGTCCCTATTGTGGAGCCTGAAATCCTAACTGATGGCCCTCATGATATCAAGAAGTGTGCTGCTGCTACTGAGATTGTGCTCGCTGCAGTTTACAAGGCGCTGAGTGACCACCATGTGCTTCTTGAAGGCACCCTCCTCAAGCCCAACATGGTCACCCCTGGCTCCGGTAGCCCAAAG GTAGCTCCACAGGTAGTCGCAGAGTATACGGTGGCTGCACTTCGTCGTACTGTCCCAGCCGCTGTCCCAGGGGTTGTCTTCCTATCTGGAGGACAAAGTGAAGAAGAAGCTACACTTAACCTCAATGCCATTAACAAATTGGAAGCGTTGAAGCCATGGACTCTTTCCTTCTCCTTTGGGCGAGCATTACAGCAAAGTACGCTAAAGATATGGAGTGGGAAGAAGGAGAACGTTGAGAAAGCTCAAGCAGCCTTCTTGGAGAGGTGCAAGGCTAACTCTGATGCCACTCTTGGCAAGTACGGCGGTGGCAGTGGCGGCGGGATGGCCTCGGAGAGTCTGTATGAGGCGGGCTACAAATACTAA